Part of the Burkholderia sp. FERM BP-3421 genome, AGTTCGTTGTTCAACCTGCAGACGGGCGGCGCGGTGCGCTTCAACAACTACGAGGGCAGCGTGCGCTATCTGATGACGCCCGCGTTGCAGTTCGCGCTCGGCGAGACCTACACGCAGGTGCTCGCGTCGCAGGGGCCGAAGCCCAGCTCGCACTACCTGCAGACGAGCGTCGGCGCGCAGTACTTCCTGTCGAAGCGCACCGATGTCTACGTGAATGCCTTCTACCAGCGCGCGTCGTCGAACGCGGTGGCCGCGATCGAAGGGATCTCGAACCCGTCGAGCACGCGTACGCAGATCGTCGCGGTGACGGGCATCCGCCACAAGTTCTGACCGGCGGGCCGCGGGCGCGCGTCGGTTCCGTCTAAAGCCGGATCAGCGCCGCGCCTGCCACCACGAGCGCGCACGCGACGAGCCGTCGCGGGGTCGGTCGTTCGCGCAGCGCGGACCAGCCGATCGCGAGCGCGAAGATCGGGCTCGTCTCGCGCAGCGCGGAGACGGTCGCGACCGGCAGGCGCCGGTACGCGAGCGTCACGATCGCATAGGCGCTGAGCGCGAGCGTGCCGGCCAGCATGCCGCGCCCGAGCGCGCCGCGCGCGGCGAGCAGCGTGCGCGGGCCGCGCAGCGCGCAGATCAGCGCGAGCTGCGGCGCGTTCCACAGCAGGTAGACCCAGGCGATGTACGCGAGCGGGTCACCCGCGATCCGTACACCGATGCCGTCGACGACCGAATAGGCGGCGATGAAGGCGCCCGTCAGCAGCGCGTACGGCACGCTGTCGCCGGCCGGATGGCGGCCGCGCCGGAGCGCGAGCGACATGATGCCGGCCGATACGCAGGCGATGCCCGCGAGCGCGGCGGGCGTCGGCCGTTCGCCGAGCAGCGCGAACGCGAGGCCGGTGACGAGGAGCGGCGACAGCCCGCGCGCGATCGGGTAGATCTCGCTGAACTCGCCGCGCCGGTAGGCGCGCAGCAGCGCGGCGCAATAGCCCAGTTCGAGCAGCGCCGAGGCCGCGACATAAGGCCACGCCGCCGGGGGCGGCAAGGGCAGCAGCAGCGCGCCGGCAAGGCCGGCCGCGAGATAGGGCAGGGACATCGTGCCGAGCTGCACGACGCGGTCCTCGCTGACGTGGAGGAACGCATTCCAGACGGCGTGCAACAACGCGGACAGCAGGACGAGCGCGACGAAACGATGATCCATGAACGGCTGCGGGGGATGGCGGGGCCGGGAATTTTGCGGCGGGCGCCGCGCGCGCTTGCGCGGGATTGCCGATAATAGAGCGTTTATCTCTTTTCCGGAACCTCGCCATGACTGACTCCACCCGCCCCGACGCCGCGCCGCCGCGCCTCACGAGCCTGTCGCATGGCGGCGGCTGCGGCTGCAAGATCGCGCCGGGCGTGCTGTCCGAGTTGCTGAAGCGCAATGCGCCGCCCGCGCTGTTCCCCGACCTGCTGGTCGGCACCGAGACCTCGGACGATGCGGCCGTCTACCGGCTGAACGACGAGCAGGCGATCGTCGCGACCACCGACTTCTTCATGCCGATCGTCGACGATCCGTTCGACTTCGGCCGGATCGCCGCGACCAACGCGCTGTCCGACGTGTACGCGATGGGCGGCAAGCCGATCCTCGCGCTCGCGCTGGTCGGGATGCCGATCAACGTGCTGCCGCACGAGACGATCGCGGCCGTGCTGCGCGGCGGCGAATCGGTGTGCGCGGACGCGGGCATTCCGGTCGCGGGCGGCCATTCGATCGACTCGGTCGAACCGATCTACGGGCTCGCGGCGATCGGCGTCGTGCATCCGTCGCGCGTGAAACGCAATGCGGCCGCGCGCGCGGGCGACGTGCTCGTGCTCGGCAAGCCGCTCGGCGTCGGCGTGTTGTCGGCGGCGTTGAAGAAGAACCAGCTCGACGCCGCGGGCTACGCGCAGATGGTTGCGACGACCACCAAGCTGAACCGGCCGGGCACGGAGCTTGCCGCCCTGCCGGGCGTGCATGCG contains:
- the selD gene encoding selenide, water dikinase SelD, translating into MTDSTRPDAAPPRLTSLSHGGGCGCKIAPGVLSELLKRNAPPALFPDLLVGTETSDDAAVYRLNDEQAIVATTDFFMPIVDDPFDFGRIAATNALSDVYAMGGKPILALALVGMPINVLPHETIAAVLRGGESVCADAGIPVAGGHSIDSVEPIYGLAAIGVVHPSRVKRNAAARAGDVLVLGKPLGVGVLSAALKKNQLDAAGYAQMVATTTKLNRPGTELAALPGVHALTDVTGFGLLGHTLELARGAHLTARVHYASLPWLAGVEAFVADGVFTGASGRNWTSYGAEVRLADSLPPVAQALLTDPQTSGGLLVACAPEAVDDVLACFRADGFDRAAVIGEMSDGPARVDVA
- a CDS encoding DMT family transporter: MDHRFVALVLLSALLHAVWNAFLHVSEDRVVQLGTMSLPYLAAGLAGALLLPLPPPAAWPYVAASALLELGYCAALLRAYRRGEFSEIYPIARGLSPLLVTGLAFALLGERPTPAALAGIACVSAGIMSLALRRGRHPAGDSVPYALLTGAFIAAYSVVDGIGVRIAGDPLAYIAWVYLLWNAPQLALICALRGPRTLLAARGALGRGMLAGTLALSAYAIVTLAYRRLPVATVSALRETSPIFALAIGWSALRERPTPRRLVACALVVAGAALIRL